The DNA sequence TTCAACAATCCCTTTTTAACCAGACAGGAGCGATGATCTTTACATCTGCCACCCTGACGGTCGATAACCGGTTTGAGTATGTCAAAAAAAGAACGGGAATGGCGCCGCAGGAAGAATATCAATTTCATTCGCCTTTTGATTATGCGTCAAACGGGCTGATTTATTTGCCGCCCCCGCTTCCGGATCCTTCGACCGATTTCTTTTTAAAAGCGGCGGCTGAAGAGATTGTTCAGATTCTTAAACTGACTTCAGGGAGGGCGTTTATCCTCTGCACGAGCCATAAAAATAAGGACTATTTTTATGGCTATTGCCGGGATAAGGTGAGGTTCTTGCTATTGAAGCAGGGGGAGGGGCCCAAAATGGAGCTTTTACAGACTTTTAAAAAAGAGGTCTCGTCTGTCCTGTTTGCGACCCAGAGCTTCTGGCAGGGGGTCGATGTCCAGGGAGAAGCGCTTTCCTGCGTCATCATCGACAAGCTTCCCTTTGTCTCTCCCTCCGACCCGGTTGCCGAAGCGAAAATGAACGAGTTAAAAAAACAAAACTTGAATTCTTTCCTGGAATATCAGGTCCCTTCCGCCATTATTTTGTTAAAACAGGGACTGGGCCGGTTGATCCGAAGTTCAGAAGACCGGGGTCTCCTTTCGATCCTGGATCCCCGAATCCGGCAGAAATCTTACGGAAAACAGTTTCTCGCCTCTCTTCCCCCCTGCCGGGTTACCTCCAACCGTCAAGACATTAAAGAATTTTTTAGTTCTTAGTAGAAATGGTCCGGAGCTCTGTCAATGAACGACGATTATGTTTGCCTCTTAACCAACAAATAAAGGTGCCCTTTGTGCGCATTAGGCGAGTTTGGTCAGACCTTTCACTTCTTGAAACCAAATTTAGATTTATATTATAAGTGTAGCACGTGATCCCAATTTCGGTTTTATTTATTTACCGGAAAGCGGTTTTTAAAACTGTTTGTAAAGGGCGAAGGGAATGTAATAACAGTTGGGTTTCCTACTTCCGGAAAAAGCATAACTTCCTGAAATTCACAGGCTTGGCCTATCTGGTCCGATACTCTACTATAAATGGAAATCGTTAAATCTTAATGCGTATTTTCAGACTTCCCTTTCTTATTTTTATAGTGTTTTAAAACGCTTGATTCCTCGACCCATAATCGTGGTTGGTTCTAGCCTTTCATATTTTAAACAAATCTTTCTTGACTTGTAGCCATAAGTTAGTAAAATGTATATACAGATAATAAAGGAGGTGTTCATGGAAACAGCGACAAAAAAAATAGCAAAGCATTTCAGACTGAGTCAGACAATGATCAAAAATGCCCAGAAAATCCTTGGCGCCAAGACTGAGACAGAGACCATTGAGTCTGCTCTTGCTGAGGTGATTTACCAGGAAAAAATGAGAAAGCTTATCGAGCGGACATCAGGTAAGTATACATTTGAGGGAATTAAATGAAGCAAAAAGCGGTTCCAGATACTTCATTCCTTATTGACCACTTTAGAAAAGGAACGGTTCAGGATTCGTTTCTTAACTTGACAAGGCATTATCACATTGCTTTCAGCTCTGTGGTACTGATGGAGTTAATTTCTGGTGCATATGACCCAAAAGAGCGCCGGCTGATCGAGCAAATCTACCACAACTTCACTGTTATTACGGTAACAGAGAGGCAATGGTATATTTGCGGAGACGTGATGATAAAACTTCGGAAATCCAAGAAAGTAGATCCACTTCGGATTAAGGGGTTGCTTGCTGATATCCTCATTGCAGTATCAGTCCGTGACATCGGCGCTGTACTTATTACCAGAAATGAAAAAGACTTTAAATTGATTCAAGATGTATTTGACTTCAAGTTTCTTCCAATAGAATGATTATCCCAACCGGTTTTGTTCATTAAACAGAGGGTTCCAAAATAGATCAGAATGGATGCCTGGAATTACAAGAAATAATATTAAGACTGACCACAAAACCTGTTATCGAGCATTGATCTAAAATCAATTAAAGGATTTGGGATCTTAAGAAATACGAAGGCCGATTTTTAATTCTTGACCAGAATGCAGGCGGCCTCATGATCGTCGCCGGCAGGGTAAAGGGGCGGGTCAATGGTTTCACATTCTTTGATTTTTTTCGGACAGCGGGATTGAAAACGGCAGCCGGTCGGAAGGTCGATAGGGCTGGGAATATCCCCTGAAAGAAGAATCTTTTCCTGACGTCGGGTGGGGTCTGGAATCGGAATGGCGGAAAGCAACGCCTCGGTATAAGGGTGTTTAGGATTTTTAAAAAGTTCCTCCGTTTTTGCCAGCTCGACGATCCGCCCGAGGTACATGACCGCGACCCTGTCGCTAAGATGGCGGACCATGTTTAAATCATGGGCGATAAAAAGAAGAGAGAGGTTGAATTCTTTTTGTAAATCTTCCAATAAATTGATAATTTGAGCCTGAATCGACACATCCAGAGAGGAGATCGGTTCATCTGCTATAATGAGTTTTGGAGATAGCGCAATCGCCCGGGCGATTCCAATCCTTTGCCGTTGTCCCCCTGAAAATTCGTGGGGATACCGTTTAATGGCGTCTGGATGCAAACCGATTTTTTCAAGTAAACGAAGGACTTTTTCTTTTCGTTCTTTTTTATCGCCTATTTTGTGAATGATAAAGGGCTCTTCAAGAATTTTCCCTATGGTCATTCTGGGGTTTAAGGAAGAAAAGGGGTCCTGAAAGATGATCTGTATTTCTCTTCGAAGCGCCCGCATCCGTTTCGAATCGATCTTTAAAATATCTTCACCGTTGTAAAAGACGCTTCCGGAGGTGGGTTCAATGAGTCTTAAAATCAATCGGCCGGTTGTTGATTTTCCGCTTCCGCTTTCTCCTACAAGCCCCAGTACTTCCCCCGGGAACAAATCGAAACTAACATCGTCGACGGCATGGACGACTTTTTTTTCTGAAGAAAAAAAACTTCCTTTGACCGGGAAGTATTTTTTTAAATGAGATACCGAAAGAAGCGGCATGATCGTTTCCGTCAAGTTTTTTTCTCCAGCCAGCAGCTTCCCCAATGTCCGTCCTCTTTTTCTTCGAGTTTCGGAGGGTCTGTTTTACAGATCTCCATAGCATAGGGACAACGCGGTTCGAACGCACATCCCGGGGGCAGCTCCGACAGCTTGGGAACGACCCCGGAAATTGCTTTAAGCCTCGTTTTCCCTCTGCCATTTTGATCAAATTTTGGAAGAGATTCAAGGAGACCTTGTGTATAAGGGTGGAGCGGATTGGCAAACAACGTTTGGGTTTTCACATACTCGACAATTTTTCCTGCATACATGACGGCGACTTCGTCGGCCGTCTCCGCGATGATGCCAAGGTCGTGAGAAATCAGGACGAGGGACATGTTGAGTTTTTCTTTCAAATGCTGGAGAAGATTCAGGATCTGGGCCTGAATGGTGACGTCAAGAGCGGTTGTCGGTTCGTCGGCAAAAATGATTTTGGGGTTGCAGGAAATCGCCATGGCGATCATGACTCTTTGACGCATTCCGCCGCTCAATTGATGAGGGTATTCATGGTATCGCTTGTCCTCGGAGGAAATACCGACCCATTTAAACAGCTCGATGGTTTTTTCTTTCGCTTCTTTTCGATTCATTTTTAAATGGAGCCGCACCATTTCGGCAACCTGCTCTCCGACGGTAAAAACAGGATTCAGGGAGGTCATCGGTTCCTGAAAGATCATTGAAATTTCTTTTCCTCTCCGCTTCCTCATTTCTTCGTTGCTCAGGGCCAGCAGGGACTGGTTTTCAAATAAAATTTCGCCGGAAATGATTTTTCCGGGAGGTGGAACCAGTCGTAACACCGAGAGAGACGTCATGCTTTTTCCAGAGCCGGATTCTCCTACGAGACCGAGAACCTTTCCTTTTTCAACATTAAAAGAAATGTCGTCAACGGCTTTTACAATCCCCTGCCGGGTATAGAAGTAGGTTTTTAAGTTTTTAATTTGGAGGATGGGGAAAGAATTCGGAGGCGTGGTCATCTATAGATCAGACTTCATCCTTTTTGGCCAGGGCCAGGTAAACACCCGCTTCTTTTCTGTCCGGATCAATGGATTGGGCCTCCTCCCACTCAACCCGTGCGAGGTTGGAAAACCCTTTGATATAGTAGGTAAGCCCAAGTTGAATAAAAGCAGGAATAAATTTGGGATTAATCTCCTTTGCTCTCATGAGGACCCGGATGGATTCGTCCAGTCGTCCCTTTTCCCGGAGGGTTACTCCGATCTGAGTAATCACATCGATTAAATTTGGCCGATGGAAGAGGGCTTTCTGGAATTCTTCCAGAGCCTGATCAAAAAGCCCGAGTTCCCGATACTGTTCCCCCAGGCGTTTATGTTCGCTGGCCAGTTTTCCCTGGATGAAGGGATCAAGCGTCTGCGGGGAGTTCTGAACAATATGGAGGGCTTTGTTAAAGACCTCCTTTGCTTCGTCAAACTGGCCCATATCGTTATAGGTGATCGCAAGATTAAGGGAACATTCTGTATATTTGGGATTGATCTGAAGCGCTTTTTCAAAAAATTCGGCGGCGTTTTTCAAATTTCCCTGTTGGTGGGCAATCAGGCCAAGTTTGTTATGAATATCGGCGTACCCTTTAACGTCTTCCCTCAACAAAGAAAGAAAGAGCGGCTCGGCTTCTGCGAATTTTTTTTCTTCGTACAGGTGGCTGGCTTCTTTTAAAATATCTTCAAAATCAAATCTCATTTTAAACTCTATTCCACAGAAAGGATGACCCTCTTCTAATACCCTGCGGGCAAGGCGGGCGCGGAGCATCCAAGCTCGCTCTGGAAGCGTTTTCACAGCGGGCATAAGTTTTTAAAAACTTTAGCTTCGCTGTAGAACCGCTTGCGAGCAAGCTTTGTCGGAGGGGGCGACGCAAGCCCATTTCATTACTGGATAGTCAATTTACTATAAAAATGATACACTGTCAAACCAACCAGGGGTTTAAATGAAAATAAAAACAGCTGAATTCGTAAAAAGTTGCGTCGCTCCCAGGTTTTATCCAAAGCCGGAGATTCCTGCCATTGCTTTTGTTGGCAGGTCAAATGTCGGCAAATCGACCCTCATGAACCGCCTGCTCAACCGCCATTCTCTTGTAAAAGTCAGTTCAACGCCGGGCAAAACCCAGACGATTAACTTTTTCCGGATTAACGAGGAATTTTTCTTTGTCGATTTGCCGGGGTATGGTTTCGCAAAGGTTCCTGAATCGGTTAAAGGTCAATGGAAAAAGATGATTGAAACCTATCTTTCTGAAAGTGAAAATTTAAGGGGGGTGGTTTTGCTGGTGGATATTCGAAGGGATCCGGTGCCGGATGATTTACTGATGAAAAAATGGCTGGAATCTTATCAAGTTCCCTGTTTCATGGTAGCCACTAAAGCGGATAAATTGTCTTCTTCTCAAAAAGCAAAATCACTCTCACAGATTAGAGAGGCGTTTCAGGTTGAGGAGTTGATTCCTTTTTCAAGTTTGACGGATGAAGGAAAAGAGCCGATCTGGAAGGAGCTGATAAAATTGCTCAAGGAATAGGCCGTAGGCGTTATTTAGGCGGAAGAGGGGAATAACGGTTATCTAAATCATAGGCCTGGTTAAAGGCATTTCGCGAAGGCTCCATTTTCCCTTCTTTATAGTAGGCGTACCCCAGGAGATAATAGGCCTCTTTGTAGTCAGGATT is a window from the Nitrospirota bacterium genome containing:
- a CDS encoding tetratricopeptide repeat protein — its product is MRFDFEDILKEASHLYEEKKFAEAEPLFLSLLREDVKGYADIHNKLGLIAHQQGNLKNAAEFFEKALQINPKYTECSLNLAITYNDMGQFDEAKEVFNKALHIVQNSPQTLDPFIQGKLASEHKRLGEQYRELGLFDQALEEFQKALFHRPNLIDVITQIGVTLREKGRLDESIRVLMRAKEINPKFIPAFIQLGLTYYIKGFSNLARVEWEEAQSIDPDRKEAGVYLALAKKDEV
- a CDS encoding ABC transporter ATP-binding protein; this translates as MTTPPNSFPILQIKNLKTYFYTRQGIVKAVDDISFNVEKGKVLGLVGESGSGKSMTSLSVLRLVPPPGKIISGEILFENQSLLALSNEEMRKRRGKEISMIFQEPMTSLNPVFTVGEQVAEMVRLHLKMNRKEAKEKTIELFKWVGISSEDKRYHEYPHQLSGGMRQRVMIAMAISCNPKIIFADEPTTALDVTIQAQILNLLQHLKEKLNMSLVLISHDLGIIAETADEVAVMYAGKIVEYVKTQTLFANPLHPYTQGLLESLPKFDQNGRGKTRLKAISGVVPKLSELPPGCAFEPRCPYAMEICKTDPPKLEEKEDGHWGSCWLEKKT
- a CDS encoding PIN domain-containing protein produces the protein MKQKAVPDTSFLIDHFRKGTVQDSFLNLTRHYHIAFSSVVLMELISGAYDPKERRLIEQIYHNFTVITVTERQWYICGDVMIKLRKSKKVDPLRIKGLLADILIAVSVRDIGAVLITRNEKDFKLIQDVFDFKFLPIE
- a CDS encoding YihA family ribosome biogenesis GTP-binding protein, producing MKIKTAEFVKSCVAPRFYPKPEIPAIAFVGRSNVGKSTLMNRLLNRHSLVKVSSTPGKTQTINFFRINEEFFFVDLPGYGFAKVPESVKGQWKKMIETYLSESENLRGVVLLVDIRRDPVPDDLLMKKWLESYQVPCFMVATKADKLSSSQKAKSLSQIREAFQVEELIPFSSLTDEGKEPIWKELIKLLKE
- a CDS encoding dipeptide ABC transporter ATP-binding protein; the protein is MPLLSVSHLKKYFPVKGSFFSSEKKVVHAVDDVSFDLFPGEVLGLVGESGSGKSTTGRLILRLIEPTSGSVFYNGEDILKIDSKRMRALRREIQIIFQDPFSSLNPRMTIGKILEEPFIIHKIGDKKERKEKVLRLLEKIGLHPDAIKRYPHEFSGGQRQRIGIARAIALSPKLIIADEPISSLDVSIQAQIINLLEDLQKEFNLSLLFIAHDLNMVRHLSDRVAVMYLGRIVELAKTEELFKNPKHPYTEALLSAIPIPDPTRRQEKILLSGDIPSPIDLPTGCRFQSRCPKKIKECETIDPPLYPAGDDHEAACILVKN